Proteins encoded together in one Stutzerimonas stutzeri window:
- a CDS encoding YdgA family protein: protein MKKLALAVAVPLALFGAATFYTSTQVESTARDAVDQANLKLREMGVGAGADVSLSLLSFERGLLSSTARYQIDIDVADDDGNTEHYALLLNDRLEHGPFPVSRLSRGQLMPVAAQSHFELERTPLTQKLFDAASGEVPLVGEVTIGYDGGQAGDLRTAALNIEDEDGSVRIAPASLNFEANRDGSDVRMDGELAEIDIDLQRSDSGQPVQVSLRGIGLSADKQDYDAGFGFGPSAITLERMEIKAGDEPAVVIQQASVEEALSRGSHGLDQTIGYRIGEVSAKGQTFRNLALVFSLRNLEESSLKALVASYKDILDQSATPQESFAGMTSAQQQALQAHGLQLLEHKPTLALDEFGFETAHGAARLSVVLDLQSPSAEAFTPDAMITSMLASLKADAGIDRNLVRDIAGLVAEQRA from the coding sequence ATGAAAAAGCTCGCGCTCGCCGTAGCCGTACCCCTGGCCCTTTTCGGGGCCGCCACTTTCTACACCAGCACCCAGGTCGAATCGACCGCCCGCGATGCCGTCGACCAGGCCAACCTCAAGTTGCGCGAGATGGGCGTCGGCGCCGGTGCCGATGTCAGCCTCAGCCTGCTCAGCTTCGAACGCGGCCTGCTGTCCAGCACCGCGCGCTACCAGATCGACATCGATGTAGCGGATGACGACGGCAACACCGAGCACTACGCCCTGCTGCTGAACGATCGCCTCGAACACGGCCCCTTTCCCGTCTCGCGCCTGAGCCGCGGCCAGCTGATGCCGGTCGCCGCGCAGAGCCACTTCGAACTCGAACGCACGCCGCTGACGCAGAAGCTGTTCGACGCCGCCTCCGGCGAAGTGCCGCTGGTGGGCGAGGTGACCATCGGCTACGACGGCGGCCAGGCCGGCGATCTGCGCACGGCCGCGCTGAATATCGAAGACGAGGACGGCAGCGTGCGCATCGCCCCCGCCAGCCTCAACTTCGAGGCGAACAGGGACGGCAGCGACGTACGCATGGACGGCGAGCTGGCGGAAATCGATATCGACCTGCAGCGCAGCGACAGTGGCCAGCCGGTACAGGTGAGCCTGCGCGGCATCGGCCTGAGCGCCGACAAGCAGGATTACGACGCCGGTTTCGGCTTCGGGCCGTCCGCCATCACCCTGGAGCGCATGGAAATCAAGGCCGGCGACGAACCCGCCGTGGTCATCCAGCAGGCCTCCGTCGAGGAGGCACTGAGCCGCGGCAGCCATGGCCTCGATCAGACCATCGGCTACCGCATCGGCGAGGTCAGCGCCAAAGGCCAGACGTTCCGCAACCTCGCCCTCGTCTTCAGCCTGCGCAACCTCGAGGAAAGCAGCCTCAAGGCCCTGGTGGCGAGCTACAAGGACATCCTCGACCAGAGCGCCACCCCGCAGGAATCCTTCGCCGGCATGACCAGCGCCCAGCAGCAGGCACTGCAGGCCCACGGCCTGCAACTGCTCGAGCACAAGCCGACCCTGGCCCTCGACGAGTTCGGCTTCGAAACCGCCCACGGCGCGGCCCGCCTGTCGGTCGTGCTCGACCTGCAATCGCCGAGCGCAGAAGCCTTCACCCCGGACGCGATGATCACCAGCATGCTCGCCTCGCTCAAGGCCGACGCCGGCATCGACAGGAACCTGGTGCGAGACATCGCCGGGCTGGTCGCAGAACAACGCGCGTGA
- a CDS encoding gamma carbonic anhydrase family protein, whose amino-acid sequence MAIRSYQNSTPTLGERVFVDDSAVVIGDVEIGADSSVWPLTVIRGDMHRIRIGARSSIQDGSVLHITHAGPYNPDGFPLTIGDEVTVGHKVTLHGCTLGNRILVGMGSIVMDGVVVEDEVIIGAGSLVPPGKTLESGYLYVGSPVKQARPLTDKERSFFSYTAGNYVKLKDQHLAERG is encoded by the coding sequence GTGGCGATACGCAGCTACCAAAACAGCACTCCGACACTGGGCGAGCGCGTGTTCGTCGACGACTCCGCCGTGGTCATCGGCGATGTGGAAATCGGCGCCGACAGCTCGGTGTGGCCGCTCACGGTGATCCGCGGCGACATGCACCGCATCCGCATCGGGGCGCGCTCGAGCATCCAGGACGGCAGCGTGCTGCACATCACCCATGCCGGGCCGTACAACCCGGACGGCTTCCCGCTGACCATCGGCGACGAGGTCACGGTCGGGCACAAGGTCACGCTGCACGGCTGCACCCTGGGCAACCGCATTCTGGTGGGCATGGGCTCGATCGTGATGGACGGCGTGGTGGTCGAGGACGAGGTGATCATCGGCGCCGGCAGCCTGGTGCCGCCTGGCAAGACGCTCGAGTCGGGCTACCTCTATGTTGGCAGCCCGGTGAAGCAGGCGCGCCCGCTGACCGACAAGGAGCGCAGCTTCTTCAGCTATACCGCCGGCAACTACGTCAAGCTCAAGGACCAGCACCTCGCCGAGCGCGGCTGA
- the prlC gene encoding oligopeptidase A, translating to MSANNPLLQQFDLPPYSEIRPEHVEPAVDTILGDNRVAIQELLSRPAESLDWQTLVVGLDELNDRLARAWGPVGHLNSVCNSPELRTAYEACLPKLSAYYTELGQNRALFEAYQALASGPAAAGFEVAQKTILEHSLRDFRLSGIDLPPVEQQRFGAIQMKLAELGSKFSNQLLDATQAWTRHITDESLLAGITDSAKAQMAEAAKAKGLDGWLITLEFPSYYAVMTYADDRGLREEVYTAYCTRASDQGPNAGQFDNGPVMAEILELRHELAGLLGYRNFAELSLATKMAESTEQVLSFLRDLAVRSKPFAERDLAELRAFAAEQGLDDLQSWDLGYYAEKLRQQRYSLNQEELRAYFPIDKVLSGLFGIVQRLYGIQIHELEQFDGWHPDVRLFEITENGEHVGRFFFDLYARPNKRGGAWMDGARDKRRTADGTLQTPVANLVCNFTPPVGERPALLTHDEVTTLFHEFGHGLHHLLTQVEHAGASGINGVAWDAVELPSQFMENWCWDPEGLALISGHYQTGEALPQDKLDMMLAAKNFQSGMMMARQLEFSLFDFELHATHGDGRSVLEVLEHIRDEVSVMRPPAYNRFPNSFAHIFSGGYAAGYYSYKWAEVLSSDAFSRFEEEGVFNAETGRAFREAILARGGSQEPMVLFVDFRGREPSIDALLRHLGLVAEAAA from the coding sequence GTGAGCGCGAACAATCCCCTGCTGCAACAATTCGACCTGCCGCCCTATTCCGAAATCCGTCCGGAGCACGTCGAGCCGGCCGTCGACACCATCCTCGGCGACAACCGCGTGGCGATCCAGGAGCTGCTCAGCCGCCCGGCCGAAAGCCTGGACTGGCAGACCCTGGTGGTCGGGCTGGACGAGCTGAATGATCGCCTCGCCCGTGCCTGGGGGCCGGTCGGTCACCTCAATTCCGTGTGCAACAGCCCGGAATTGCGCACCGCCTACGAGGCCTGCCTGCCCAAGCTGTCGGCCTACTACACGGAACTGGGGCAGAACCGCGCGCTGTTCGAGGCCTACCAGGCGCTTGCCTCCGGCCCCGCGGCGGCCGGTTTCGAGGTGGCGCAGAAGACCATCCTCGAGCATTCGCTGCGCGACTTCCGCCTGTCCGGTATCGACCTGCCGCCGGTCGAGCAGCAGCGCTTCGGCGCCATCCAGATGAAGCTTGCCGAGCTGGGCAGCAAGTTCTCCAACCAGCTGCTGGACGCCACGCAGGCCTGGACCCGGCACATCACCGACGAGAGTCTGCTGGCCGGCATCACCGACTCGGCCAAGGCGCAGATGGCCGAGGCGGCCAAGGCCAAGGGCCTCGACGGCTGGCTGATCACCCTGGAATTCCCCAGCTACTACGCGGTGATGACCTATGCCGACGACCGCGGCCTGCGCGAGGAGGTCTACACCGCCTACTGCACCCGCGCCTCGGACCAGGGCCCGAATGCCGGGCAGTTCGACAACGGCCCGGTGATGGCCGAGATCCTCGAGCTGCGTCACGAGTTGGCCGGCCTGCTGGGCTATCGCAACTTCGCCGAGCTGTCGCTGGCGACCAAGATGGCCGAATCCACCGAGCAGGTACTGAGCTTTCTGCGCGACCTGGCGGTGCGCAGCAAGCCGTTCGCCGAGCGCGACCTGGCCGAACTGCGCGCCTTCGCCGCCGAGCAGGGTCTGGACGACCTGCAGAGCTGGGACCTGGGCTACTACGCCGAGAAGCTGCGCCAGCAGCGCTACAGCCTGAACCAGGAAGAGCTGCGCGCCTACTTCCCGATCGACAAGGTGCTGTCCGGGCTGTTCGGCATCGTCCAGCGCCTGTATGGCATCCAGATCCATGAGCTGGAGCAGTTCGACGGCTGGCACCCGGATGTGCGGCTGTTCGAGATCACCGAGAACGGCGAGCACGTCGGGCGCTTCTTCTTCGACCTCTACGCGCGGCCGAACAAGCGCGGCGGCGCCTGGATGGACGGCGCCCGCGACAAGCGCCGCACCGCAGACGGCACGCTGCAGACGCCGGTGGCCAACCTGGTCTGCAACTTCACCCCGCCGGTGGGCGAGCGCCCGGCGCTCTTGACCCATGACGAGGTCACCACGCTGTTCCACGAATTCGGCCACGGCCTGCACCACCTGCTGACCCAGGTCGAGCACGCTGGTGCGTCGGGCATCAACGGCGTGGCCTGGGATGCGGTGGAGCTGCCCAGCCAGTTCATGGAGAACTGGTGCTGGGACCCCGAAGGCCTGGCACTGATCTCCGGTCACTACCAGACCGGCGAAGCCCTGCCACAGGACAAGCTGGACATGATGCTGGCGGCGAAGAACTTCCAGTCCGGCATGATGATGGCGCGCCAGCTGGAGTTCTCCCTGTTCGACTTCGAACTGCACGCCACCCACGGTGACGGTCGCAGCGTGCTGGAGGTGCTCGAACACATCCGCGATGAGGTTTCGGTGATGCGGCCGCCGGCCTACAACCGCTTCCCCAACAGCTTCGCGCACATCTTCTCCGGCGGTTACGCCGCCGGTTACTACAGCTACAAGTGGGCCGAGGTGCTGTCGTCCGACGCCTTCTCGCGCTTCGAGGAGGAAGGGGTGTTCAACGCCGAGACCGGCCGCGCCTTCCGCGAGGCCATCCTGGCGCGTGGCGGCTCCCAGGAGCCGATGGTACTGTTCGTCGATTTCCGAGGCCGCGAGCCGTCCATCGACGCCCTGCTGCGCCACCTCGGGCTGGTAGCGGAGGCCGCGGCATGA
- a CDS encoding LysR substrate-binding domain-containing protein → MKTNLDEMLAFVSVVDSGSISAAAEQLEQTASGVSRALSRLEEKLAVTLLRRTTRRLELTEEGAAFLAQARRILASVEEAEEQMALRRQAPAGRLRVNTASPFMLHVIVPLIGDFRARYPLIELELHSDDRIVDLLERRIDLAIRIGPLPDSSLHARPLCHTTRRVLASPAYLARHGTPQQVEDLAEHSLIGFTEPDRLNDWPLRHALGESWRINPALRASSGDTVRELALAGEGIASLSDFMTGRDRQRGELVEVLAAQRVDVRQPINAVYYRNTALASRITCFLDYLSERLGAGAPHD, encoded by the coding sequence ATGAAAACCAACCTCGACGAAATGCTTGCCTTTGTCAGCGTGGTCGACAGTGGCTCGATCAGCGCCGCGGCCGAGCAGCTGGAGCAGACAGCCTCGGGCGTCAGCCGGGCGTTGAGCCGGCTGGAAGAGAAGCTGGCGGTGACGCTGTTGCGCCGCACCACGCGGCGTCTCGAGCTGACCGAGGAAGGCGCGGCGTTCCTGGCGCAGGCGCGGCGGATTCTGGCCAGCGTCGAGGAAGCCGAGGAACAGATGGCCCTGCGACGGCAGGCGCCGGCCGGGCGCTTGCGGGTCAATACCGCGTCGCCGTTCATGCTGCATGTGATCGTCCCGCTGATCGGCGATTTCCGCGCGCGCTATCCGCTGATCGAGCTGGAGCTGCACAGCGACGACCGCATCGTCGATTTGCTGGAGCGGCGCATCGATCTGGCCATCCGCATCGGCCCGCTGCCCGATTCCAGCCTGCATGCACGGCCGCTGTGCCATACCACGCGCCGGGTGCTGGCGAGCCCGGCCTATCTGGCACGGCATGGCACACCGCAACAGGTCGAGGACCTGGCGGAGCACAGCCTGATCGGCTTTACCGAGCCGGATCGCCTCAACGACTGGCCGCTGCGCCACGCGCTGGGCGAAAGCTGGCGGATCAACCCGGCGCTACGCGCCTCCAGCGGCGACACGGTGCGCGAGCTGGCGCTGGCCGGCGAAGGGATCGCCAGCCTGTCGGACTTCATGACTGGCCGGGACCGCCAGCGCGGCGAGCTGGTGGAGGTGCTGGCGGCGCAGCGCGTCGACGTGCGCCAGCCGATCAACGCGGTGTACTACCGCAACACCGCGCTGGCTTCGCGCATCACCTGTTTTCTGGATTATCTGAGTGAGCGCCTGGGAGCCGGCGCCCCGCACGACTGA
- a CDS encoding DUF2934 domain-containing protein, translating into MNVDERIRQRAYEIWEAEGRPEGQEADHWQRARDEIEPFYKEGNAEAGGIESSVAIPMPKSGSDR; encoded by the coding sequence ATGAACGTCGACGAACGCATCCGCCAGCGCGCCTATGAAATATGGGAAGCCGAGGGCCGCCCCGAAGGCCAGGAAGCCGACCACTGGCAGCGCGCCCGGGACGAGATCGAGCCCTTCTACAAGGAAGGCAACGCCGAAGCCGGCGGCATCGAAAGCAGCGTGGCCATTCCGATGCCGAAATCGGGTAGCGACCGATAG
- a CDS encoding VOC family protein: MTLSPFHLAIPVYDLAAARAFYGEAFGCAEGRSSDHWVDFDFFGHQLVIHEAPKMPHQEAAHSNPVDGHDVPVPHFGVVLGWEQWEALAERLKARGTRFVIEPYVRFQGQVGEQATMFLLDPCGNALEFKAFKDIGQLFAK, encoded by the coding sequence ATGACGCTTTCGCCCTTCCATCTCGCCATTCCCGTTTACGATCTGGCCGCCGCCCGCGCCTTCTACGGCGAGGCGTTCGGCTGTGCCGAGGGCCGCAGCAGCGATCACTGGGTGGATTTCGATTTCTTCGGCCACCAGCTTGTGATCCACGAGGCGCCGAAGATGCCGCATCAGGAGGCGGCGCACAGCAATCCGGTGGATGGCCACGACGTGCCGGTGCCGCACTTCGGCGTGGTACTCGGCTGGGAGCAATGGGAGGCGCTGGCCGAGCGGCTGAAGGCGCGCGGCACGCGCTTCGTGATCGAGCCCTACGTGCGCTTCCAGGGCCAGGTCGGCGAACAGGCGACCATGTTCCTGCTCGACCCCTGCGGCAACGCCCTGGAGTTCAAGGCGTTCAAGGACATCGGTCAGCTGTTCGCCAAGTGA
- a CDS encoding DUF945 family protein — protein sequence MQQETEAATELFSGMALNTGWSRLEGERLVSSLHYANDKVTFNGREMSVPEFLGFAFGSVQNAGLLGQ from the coding sequence CTGCAGCAGGAAACCGAGGCCGCCACCGAGCTGTTCAGTGGCATGGCGCTGAACACCGGCTGGTCGCGTCTGGAGGGCGAGCGGCTGGTCAGTTCGCTGCACTACGCCAATGACAAGGTGACCTTCAACGGCCGCGAAATGAGCGTGCCGGAGTTCCTCGGCTTTGCCTTCGGCTCCGTACAGAACGCCGGCCTGCTGGGGCAATAG
- a CDS encoding acyltransferase family protein, with translation MHPTGSFHTRENNFDFLRFFAAALVLFAHSYPLVGRREDEPLTLLTGYEKGGSIAVGIFFVMSGYLIASSWLASSSPKSFLIKRALRIFPALIVAVLLSVFVIGPMVTQFSLGRYLAADGTWTYLQNILLVTRYELPGVFTGNIYPDVVNGSLWTLPLEVLMYLGVMILGLTGFLKRRLIFLPIVVLAVGHFWLLGKLGIESYFIKNIFKLGLLYYSGSALFLYRDDIPWRGWIAALLFAALVATFRTDIGPLVYFVALPYLVLYLAYAPLPWVSRFGKYGDFSYGLYIYAFPFQQLTVYLFGPQVGVLGLTLIAFVPTLILAALSWHLIEAPAMKLKRLFASPPQPGRATPKVEG, from the coding sequence ATGCATCCCACCGGTTCCTTTCACACCCGGGAAAACAACTTCGATTTCCTGCGCTTCTTCGCCGCTGCTCTGGTGCTGTTCGCCCACAGCTACCCGCTGGTCGGCCGTCGCGAAGACGAACCACTGACGCTGCTGACCGGCTATGAGAAGGGCGGCTCGATCGCCGTCGGCATCTTCTTCGTCATGAGCGGCTACCTGATCGCCTCGTCCTGGCTGGCCAGCAGCAGCCCGAAGAGCTTCCTGATCAAGCGTGCACTGCGCATCTTCCCGGCGCTGATCGTCGCGGTGCTGCTGTCGGTCTTCGTCATCGGACCGATGGTCACGCAGTTCAGCCTCGGTCGCTATCTGGCCGCCGACGGTACCTGGACCTACCTGCAGAACATCCTGCTGGTGACGCGCTACGAACTGCCTGGCGTATTCACCGGCAACATCTATCCCGATGTGGTCAACGGTTCGCTGTGGACGTTGCCGCTGGAAGTGCTGATGTACCTCGGCGTGATGATTCTCGGCCTGACCGGCTTTCTCAAGCGACGCCTGATCTTCCTGCCGATCGTGGTGCTGGCGGTCGGGCACTTCTGGCTGCTGGGCAAGCTGGGTATCGAGTCCTACTTCATCAAGAACATCTTCAAGCTCGGTCTGCTGTATTACAGCGGCTCGGCACTGTTCCTCTATCGCGACGACATTCCCTGGCGCGGCTGGATCGCGGCGCTGCTGTTCGCCGCGCTGGTGGCGACCTTCCGCACCGACATCGGCCCGTTGGTGTACTTCGTCGCGCTGCCGTACCTGGTGCTCTACCTGGCCTACGCGCCGCTGCCCTGGGTGTCGCGTTTCGGCAAGTACGGCGACTTCTCCTACGGCCTGTATATCTACGCCTTCCCGTTCCAGCAGCTCACCGTCTACCTGTTCGGCCCGCAGGTCGGCGTGCTCGGCCTGACGCTGATCGCCTTCGTGCCGACGCTGATCCTCGCCGCGCTGTCCTGGCACCTGATCGAAGCGCCGGCGATGAAGCTCAAGCGCCTGTTTGCCTCGCCACCGCAGCCGGGACGGGCGACGCCGAAGGTTGAGGGCTGA
- the pgm gene encoding phosphoglucomutase (alpha-D-glucose-1,6-bisphosphate-dependent), whose protein sequence is MSIAPNAGRLPDPHTLTHLPRLVARYYSDRPDPSDPAQQVAFGTSGHRGSSLKGSFNEWHILATTQAICDYRRQEGIDGPLFMGMDTHALSEPAFVSALEVLAANGIETRIDAGCPETGGEPGYTPTPAISNAILSYNRGRTSGLADGIVITPSHNPPGDGGFKYNPTNGGPADTGVTKWIQERANALLVAGLDGVKRMDYRQALKAATTQRFDFIDAHVGGLERVIDLDAIRGSGLKFAVDPLGGAGVHYWPRIAERFGLPLEVLSTVVDPTFRFMRLDWDGKIRMDCSSPHAMAGLIENKDRFDVAFACDTDHDRHGIVTRSGGLMNPNHYLAVAIEYLFTHRPGWSAEAGIGKTLVSSSMIDRVAAGIDRRLVEVPVGFKWFVDGLMDGSLGFGGEESAGASFLDKQGGAWSTDKDGLILGLLAAEITAVTGKDPSERYQALTDRFGAPVYQRIDAAANREQKARLGKLSASQVSAKELAGQPITRILTEAPGNGAAIGGLKVETANGWFAARPSGTEDVYKIYAESFEGEAHLARIQAEAKALVDSVLAG, encoded by the coding sequence ATGAGCATCGCCCCCAACGCCGGACGCCTGCCCGACCCGCACACCCTGACTCATCTGCCGCGCCTGGTGGCGCGCTACTACAGCGACCGGCCGGACCCGTCAGACCCGGCGCAGCAGGTGGCGTTCGGCACCTCCGGGCATCGCGGTTCCTCGCTCAAGGGCAGCTTCAACGAGTGGCACATCCTCGCCACCACCCAGGCGATCTGCGATTACCGCCGCCAGGAAGGCATCGACGGCCCGCTGTTCATGGGCATGGACACCCATGCGCTGTCCGAGCCGGCGTTCGTCTCGGCGCTGGAAGTGCTGGCGGCCAATGGCATCGAGACGCGCATCGACGCCGGTTGCCCGGAAACCGGCGGCGAGCCGGGCTACACCCCGACCCCGGCGATCTCCAACGCGATCCTCAGCTACAACCGCGGCCGCACCAGCGGGCTGGCCGACGGCATCGTCATCACGCCGTCGCACAACCCGCCGGGCGATGGCGGCTTCAAGTACAACCCCACCAATGGCGGCCCGGCCGACACCGGCGTGACCAAGTGGATTCAGGAACGCGCCAATGCGCTGCTGGTCGCCGGTCTCGATGGCGTCAAGCGCATGGATTACCGCCAGGCGCTCAAGGCCGCCACCACCCAGCGCTTCGATTTCATCGACGCCCATGTCGGCGGGCTCGAGCGGGTGATCGACCTCGACGCCATCCGCGGCTCGGGCCTGAAGTTCGCTGTCGACCCGCTGGGCGGCGCCGGTGTGCACTACTGGCCGCGCATCGCCGAGCGCTTCGGCCTGCCGCTGGAGGTGCTGTCCACGGTGGTCGACCCGACCTTCCGCTTCATGCGCCTGGACTGGGACGGCAAGATCCGCATGGACTGCAGCTCGCCGCACGCCATGGCCGGGCTGATCGAGAACAAGGACCGCTTCGACGTGGCCTTCGCCTGCGACACCGACCATGACCGCCACGGCATCGTCACCCGCTCCGGCGGGCTGATGAACCCCAACCATTACCTGGCGGTGGCCATCGAATACCTGTTCACCCATCGCCCGGGCTGGAGCGCCGAGGCCGGCATCGGCAAGACGCTGGTGTCCTCCTCGATGATCGACCGTGTTGCCGCCGGCATCGACCGCCGTCTGGTGGAGGTGCCGGTGGGCTTCAAGTGGTTCGTCGACGGCCTGATGGATGGCAGCCTGGGCTTCGGCGGTGAGGAGTCGGCCGGCGCTTCGTTCCTCGACAAGCAGGGCGGAGCCTGGTCCACCGACAAGGACGGGCTGATCCTCGGCCTGCTGGCGGCGGAGATCACCGCAGTCACCGGCAAGGACCCGAGCGAACGCTACCAGGCGCTGACCGACCGCTTCGGCGCGCCGGTGTACCAGCGCATCGACGCCGCGGCCAATCGCGAGCAGAAGGCACGCCTGGGCAAGCTGTCGGCATCGCAGGTCTCGGCGAAGGAGCTGGCCGGCCAGCCGATCACGCGCATCCTCACCGAGGCACCGGGCAACGGCGCAGCCATCGGCGGGCTGAAGGTGGAAACGGCGAACGGCTGGTTCGCCGCGCGGCCGTCCGGCACCGAGGACGTGTACAAGATCTACGCCGAAAGCTTCGAGGGCGAAGCGCACCTGGCACGCATCCAGGCCGAGGCCAAGGCGCTGGTGGACTCGGTGCTGGCCGGCTGA
- a CDS encoding YheV family putative zinc ribbon protein gives MSNEVSRVTTKRFIAGAVCPACSGTDCIKMWDVDGVPHRECIDCGYADTLNAQGQSVPMELGTRVNKVQPKPANPQVQSVQFFPNPKLKKPE, from the coding sequence ATGAGCAACGAAGTATCCCGAGTCACCACCAAGCGCTTCATCGCCGGGGCCGTATGCCCGGCATGCAGCGGCACGGACTGCATCAAGATGTGGGATGTCGACGGTGTCCCGCACCGCGAATGCATCGACTGCGGCTACGCCGACACCCTCAACGCCCAGGGCCAGTCGGTACCCATGGAGCTGGGCACGCGAGTGAACAAGGTCCAGCCCAAGCCGGCCAACCCGCAGGTGCAGTCGGTGCAGTTTTTTCCTAATCCGAAGTTGAAGAAGCCGGAGTGA
- a CDS encoding zinc-dependent alcohol dehydrogenase family protein yields the protein MRAMLLEQIGQPLQLRELPVPQPGPGEVRVRVLACGVCRTDLHVVDGELPEAPLPIIPGHEIVGRVDALGEGVTGFEPGQRVGIPWLGHTCGTCSYCQHAEENLCDAPQFTGYTRPGGYAEYVVADARFVFALGEEGDPVALAPLLCAGLIGWRSLVKAGDGKRLGLYGFGAAAHIVMQVARWQGRDVYAFSRPGDVAAQDFARSLGAVWAGDSGELPPVPLDAAIIYAPAGELVPAALRALRKGGRVVCAGIHMSDIPSFPYNILWQEREVVSVANLTRQDGLEFFPVAAQVGIHTETHAYPLEQANQALDDLRNGRFQGAAVLVP from the coding sequence ATGCGTGCCATGTTGCTGGAACAGATTGGCCAACCCCTGCAGCTGCGCGAGCTGCCCGTGCCGCAACCGGGGCCTGGCGAGGTTCGCGTGCGGGTGCTGGCCTGTGGCGTCTGCCGCACCGATCTGCACGTGGTCGACGGCGAACTGCCGGAGGCGCCGCTGCCGATCATTCCCGGCCACGAGATCGTCGGGCGGGTCGACGCCTTGGGCGAGGGCGTGACCGGCTTCGAGCCGGGCCAGCGGGTCGGCATTCCCTGGCTGGGGCACACCTGCGGCACCTGCAGCTACTGCCAGCACGCCGAGGAAAACCTCTGCGACGCGCCGCAGTTCACCGGTTACACGCGGCCCGGCGGCTACGCCGAATACGTGGTGGCCGATGCCCGTTTCGTTTTTGCCCTCGGCGAGGAGGGCGACCCCGTGGCGCTGGCACCGCTGCTCTGCGCCGGGCTGATCGGCTGGCGTTCGCTGGTCAAGGCCGGTGACGGCAAGCGTCTCGGGCTGTACGGCTTCGGTGCCGCGGCGCATATCGTCATGCAGGTGGCGCGCTGGCAGGGGCGCGATGTGTATGCCTTCAGCCGCCCGGGCGATGTGGCGGCGCAGGACTTCGCCCGTTCGCTGGGCGCGGTCTGGGCCGGTGATTCGGGCGAGCTGCCGCCGGTGCCGCTGGATGCGGCGATCATCTATGCGCCGGCGGGCGAGCTGGTGCCGGCCGCGTTGCGCGCGCTGCGCAAGGGCGGCCGGGTGGTCTGCGCCGGCATCCACATGAGCGATATCCCGAGCTTTCCCTACAACATCCTCTGGCAGGAGCGCGAGGTGGTCTCGGTGGCCAATCTCACCCGCCAGGACGGCCTGGAGTTCTTTCCGGTGGCCGCCCAGGTCGGCATCCATACCGAAACCCACGCCTACCCGCTGGAGCAGGCCAACCAGGCACTGGATGACCTGCGCAACGGGCGTTTCCAGGGTGCTGCGGTGCTGGTGCCCTAG